AGTCAGCTAATAATTAGCATATTCTGAGACAAAAGTCTGTCTTGGTGAAAAgtgtttaatatttaaacatcAATTTCACTGTATTTGAGATTTTGGAAGTAAATtctctgtatttttttatttttaaaatttgagaaattcactttttcaacaaaaaaaaatgaaatttaatttaaaatttgcgTTATCACAAATGCGGTAAATGCATGTCCGTAGTCTTTAGTCGTGATCAATCTGCCACCACATTCTCACAGTAGTAGCACACTTGCAGCTGCATTGTCTACATTTAGTACAATGCAAAAGAACATTGTAAAATGATGTACACTCTCTAAAGAATACACAATAATTTTTGTCTCTGTTTACTAAATCATCTCAGAACTGTAATTTCTTATGTCTGTTATGTTTGAATACTACTTGTAATTAAACAACCAAACCATAACTCCAGTTAGCAAACATAAAGTTAGTGAAACACAAACCTCTTTCATTAAGAGGGTTTCTGATATATCACATAAAAGTGTTCTTACTGAAATTTTAGCCAttcattttaaagattttattgttCCTTacgtttttttctttcgaaactgtagtactaataataaaataaaacaaattttgtggGATTTCATTATTTGCAAACGTTTCTGTCACTATTCATATTGTAACATTACGGTATGACCTACACAGtaaaatgtacataattttttcttttgtacatttttcaaaatatttttaatatgctaACCTAAAATGGTTTCTGATTCTATTCCATGTCCAGCTATGTAAGGTACCATATCCAGGTACATAAGGTACCATGTCCAGCTATGTAAGGTGTCATGGTGGACTAAATGGAGATTCCGATTGAAGCCGGATTAAATATGCCACATGCTTGCTTTTCACAACTGTTTATTGTGCTTTCAAGTTTCATCACAATGTTACGAacttcaatttatatatatatatatatatatatatataaaccactACAGTAAATCCCTGTTACAAAGTTCCTCAAGGAACATACTTAGAAATTTAGACTTAGTAACAggaaaaacttattaaaagggtaaaattgtatgtattcaTCAGTAaagtttaaactttaaacttattaTGCAGGATTTTAGTGTACTTGTATCTCATCTCCTGCTAGTAGAAAAGACACCAATAGAATGGCAGTATGTTTGACCAATCCGTCATTAGTGGCGAGATACAGACATGTCTCTGAGTGAATCATTTTTAAACTTGACAGATGATGCAGATGATACTGTACCATTGACCCAATGAAGGGATCCTTGAAGGAAAGGCTGGCTGCAACTGTGAATATAGGGTCGATGCAGCTGAAAATGGCAGCCATCAGAATCATCTTCCCAATGTGTGGGTCCAGTGGCAAGTTGGCGAGATGGTAGCCCAATGGAGTCAGGTTCTCATGTTCGTCCAGGGCCTTCAAGTCTCGAAGAAGCTACACATTCAAAAGACAGCTATTTCTTACCTTAAAACTCTGCATTGGTAAAATTTCCGAACAAATATTATACTGTAAAAAGTtcttttatcaaaaataataattggcaaCACATAGGTACTACAAAACTAGAAAACCAGAAAAACTGAGGAAAGTCTGGGAATTTCGGGAAAAGTATAGAATTCAGGGAAATCGCAACCATGTCATTAGCACCGACATTGTAAAAGCACACTCCAGAATCACAACAAATGATGTCCTGAACACGAGAAAAGTGTAGACTTCTAcgattacaaattaaaatcacaaaaatgAACTTTGAGCATGTTTCTCTGAAATTTATTTGTCACTTGGTGACAATAACCACATGTTTTTGTGATAACGAGGTGTTGATCGTATCTGTGATAGTAATCTGTTCAAAAGACATGTAAAGAaccaaattttaatatgttttgattgtaaaagtTCATATTTTCTTGTAAAGATCCATTGAAAATCAACTTGGTGTTGAGTGGTTGTTAAAAGCTAAACTTAACTCCTTGTTTATGCTTTATTTTGGCCATAAGAGATTATAATAGCCTTTATAGGgtagttttttatttgtaaaaaatcttccaacataaacattttcaattttcCAATTAAAATTCCATTAAGAaggcaaagaaaaataaatggaACTCGCTCGCACATTCTGATAAAACTCAATTAATTGTTACTcaaaacttatatatatttttttgcaacaaGACTATTAATATGCCCTTCTGTTGTTACATTTTGTTAGGAAGGCAtgtaactaataaaataaataatattttaacaataaaaccaTTATCTTCTGGTAAAAAGTACTGGTTACACACTAAACAATCTTGACTTGGGTGTTAGTTTCTCTCTATGACGAGCAGTTGTATCTATGCccttcttaaaaattaatttgttctgAAGACATCCGTATAGTGTATTATCTGCGATTTTGAATTATCTGTGACATGGCTCCTCTAGGTTAGCATAGGATGTTTAGTGTTTACTGTAGTAGTACTCTGACAATAATGAAAAAAGCAGTGCTGCCATTAAAAATGAACATCTTTCTACATACTTCAAACTTAGCTTAAAACAGTCactattatttgaatttaaaaaattcataaatgtagccaaatcacaaatttttatgtaacaaaacTTAACTGTTCTGTACTTTCACGATCAACTGTCTTTTATActaattagcattttttttccatataactGTGTGTACGTTAGTAATTTTTCAACTTACCTTCACTGAAAGTGCTATGACCTTTTGTTCTGGGGAATTCATGACTTTGGTAAGAAATGAATGAGCTTGGCCCAGCTGAAGAATTTTCATTTGAAGAATAACTTCTTCCAAACGTGTGCGCAACATTTCAGGAATTGGATACTCCGCCAAGAGATTCTCACGTCCTTTTGAGTATAGATGGTAACAGATGCCTGGCTGCACTctagtaaaataatttacaattttgtaatgagacatgacattcaTAATGACACATttcaatgaaatgctaaaatgttttaagaaataagcactgcagttttttttaattgggttACCAATCTAACACGAATTTCCCAGGTTTATAAATATAATagattcaaaataatatttgggcaaaagacaaaaacaataGTAAAACTGTACCATATCAATATGAGAGTGACTAACATTGAAACCTATCCTAAAGATTAAAAGTTGGCAAATGAGacttaaaattatatacatttaataatttagtattttaagtACACTAATTGCCAATTCTTTTGCCACACAACAGCTTGAACTGAACTGACCTGCCTGCTCGTCCTTTTCGCTGCCGAGAGTTTGATCGGCTCACCCATTCCGCTTGCAAAGTTGCTACGTTATTCTCACTATCAAAGTTCTTCATCTTCATTTTCCCAGAGTCAATCACATATACCACATCATTTATGGTAATGGAAGTCTCTGCAATGTTGGTGGCCAACACAATTTTTCTGACACCTGCAATGGAAGAATGCAAAGACCTTtaaccacaaaaattaaaaaattaaaaagctatTTGCATAAAGGTTCCACCAAACAGAATGCAAAATGCTTCGCAAAATGTATAAATACACTAATATTAGACATTGCACAAATAACTCGCAACATGAGTTCCTTCATTCCAGGACTAACTAAAACACAACATAGCATATCAACCTTTTCTCAGTACACAAGAACTACATTTTAAGTTACACAGGAAATGttcatgaataaaataaaatacaatttccaAAGCTAAATTTGAAAAACAATTCCTTGTACAGGCCATgctattaaattaatattacatttttagcAATAAAATTCAAGAAATTGTTTAACTTCTTGTTATCATAagcgttaaaaaaattactagacagtaaaacaaataaacaagaaaaaaaaatactttgaattttTATACATTCTTTGAAATAACACctactaaattttttaaaagaattaattaatattttacctgGTGGCGGCTGGTCAAACACAGACTTCTGGGTGACTGTAGGCAATTGGGAGTGAAGAGGAATGATAAGGTAGTgatctaaaaaaaaagaaaaaaagaaaagaaaacaaaaaaaaattctaataaagaAAACTTACAGCCTGAATATAAGTAACTAAATGTActggtcacaaaaaaaaactcacttgCACACATACTACTGAACCCAACAAAAATTCGAAACTTCAGTAAATAAAATGTgacaataatttcaataaaaaaaaatgcattaaactaACATTGCACACTTTTCTTCACTTcactaaaatacattaatttgtgAGCCATCAATCAACCGCGACGATCTCTGGCAACTTCTGGGCATCGACCCTAATACAAAGGAGGACACAAGGAACAAGTAAATGGGTGACCCAATTCCAAACAAATCTATTACACAACAGTCAATCACAAAGATTCTTAAAATACAGAAAACTATCTACAatcccttgcaattttacaccACTGTATgcaaagaacgaaaaaaaaaaaaaaaaaaatcatctcttCCTCAGAAAAGACAAcagtctctctctatctcttttttAACACCTTGATAACGTTCATGGGAATGTCTGCAATTTACCTTACTCACATTATTGTAATTGTTACATCATACAAATGTTctacataaaatttaaacaattgaTATTTATGAACAATAGTAAAGTATGTTAGTTACATTATCCATCTGTCCAATTCACTAATAGAAATAGGGTCATGTTATGGGTATAATAAGGATGTTATGGGTTCTACATTTTTACAAACTCCCTAACCAAACAGGGCACcccaaattgaatttttaaagtacACACTAGTAAGTATtacatggaaaattaaaaaaaaaaaaaaattaatgacagaaCATGCTGCAAGATTGTACTAggtaaacaatgtttttaaatttgaaatattaagaCGGATTCCCGCAGCTTGAAGCGCGCGCCGGCCAGTGCGCACCGCGAGAGGCTGCGGAGGGCTATGCGGGGTGCAACAGCACAGTCGCCTGCAACAAGGGCACTGAATCGGAAGGTCTCCCGGATATTGGAGGTTCCGGGCTGACATGGTCATGGGCCAGCATGATATGGATAGTCCATCTGGATAGTGGTAGACGAGGCTGGTGCTGGCTTGTACTCAAGTAGAGCCTACGCTGGGGTGTTCCGGGAATAACCCTGTTTCGCTGCACAGCGGGACTCAATGACAAGAGGAACTGCATTAGTGAAACAGGGCTGACGTCTCGGCTTGGGTTACGTCCAGGGTGGCGCCGGGGTGCGAGCTACGCCCAGGGCCGGACGCCTCCGCCACCGCGCCGAAGGAGAGTGACGCCGTCACGGGAGCCCGGGATACTGCAAATACTGAGGTTGTATCGACGAGTAATAGTCTAGCCCTGAGATGGACACTTAGGAGGATAGGAACTTTTGTAATAGGAAAGTAAAATTAATAAGGCCCAAATTGTAACTTataaatagtaaataaagataCTGCTATTTGTCATTTCGGCTCTGAACGTGTCATTCTGAGGGTTCTTTTAGTTAATCCCAAAAGCGGGCTAACTAACATAGGTGTGCCACTCAGCTCCCTCAGAGCAGCGTCGGTGGCAAATGGAGTAGGAGAATGGGCCAGTTGAAAAGTATTACCTTTCAAACTTCAGAATTATCAGATTCTTACTGTAAAGGTTTATGTGTAAAGGCGTGTCACTAGCGTGTGTATTAATCATAATTATCAACATGTTTGCAGCCACTTCTTGGACACAGAAGCTCAGTAAGGCAGCGTTGGGCATGATGCTGAGTGAGGCAGAAGTCGAGTTTAACCCGGAGGAAGGGATCAATATGTTACGGGCCAAGGTTCGGGAGCTCATTCGCCGGGACGGCGATAAAGATCTGATGAAGGCAGGCATTGTGGGTGAGTTCATGCCAACGAGCGCAAACGTACCGTGTTttctcacataatcgtcgcagattttattctaaaatcaagtttgaaaagtaggggtgcgaccactgtgcgggaaaaaaaattttgttaggtaaagttattcataaaaacaaatcccgttcatggaaagtacgtttatttaaaaaaggcggagtatacaagagcaagccaaacaatctatattaataattccttaaacaaaaacctttcttcaactttaaaaagaaaaaccaaaactccAACGCGAacgcgtgaactaacgtgtcgtagtgtacacacttgccacgaaagaatgtgggctatcaaatgtagttaactcggcacctgacagagagcgcgcgcgttggatccaatcggcgagatattgatattcgactacgtgcgcgcgctctatacgggaagcaacataaccaaacatgaatgatgcgctggctacatttttataagcggtacgccgcggtaacgcagacgatcagataaaggaaataccttttaaaaacgtctttaaaagaacatttacacgccagacaactttgtatttccgttaattaaataaataagtggtaatgactgaaattaaattttagattatacctacaccgcggcgacgcagacgatcagattaaggaaataacttttaaaaacgtctttgtaagaaaatttacacgccaaacaacgtcgtatttttccgttaatttattaagtaagtggtaatgaacgaataaatattagatttatactttaaaatacattgttttatatggaaaagatacctacacaaagcattcggcatctactagcgggaccaaaaacatcatgcgacgtttacgcgagaagtttttttatcccaattttgacagccaaaaatatggttgcgacgattacgcgcgtgcgacgattctgtgataaaacacggtatataGCAGAGACAAACATTTACGTAATTGAGAAAATACATGAATTGCGTAGTATGGACAAGACTATGTTATTAATTTTCTAATAGAGTTGAATAAAATGTTAAAGCTACGCTTAAGGACATGTGAAATGTGGTTCGGAGGAATAATAGCTAAAGACCCGGAAAAATTTGACGAAGCTACACTAGAAGTTGGACCTCTGATAAGTTGTTTAAGGTGTGTCTTAGAATGGTGTGATCAAATTGGACATTGACAAAGGTGTGTCTACGGTACTTAGAGCGGGCACAAAAGGCAGGAGAAAGTTTGTAGAATTATGTGGCAGACATTATTCATTATGTTAAGATATTAGGCATGCCCGATGAAGCAAAATGATTGAAATGAACCATTTTCGTGTAGAATACGTGCAGTATTTTATAGCAGTAGCACGGCCTGTTACATTGGTAGTTTTGCAGCAGCTCGTGGAGGTTAAATAAATGGAAAAATTAGACAGCATCAAGTTCTACGTGCAACATAAGGTACAATCGATTCCAGGAAAAAATAGAGCCTCGTGTAGCATTTGTAATTGTACTAATCATATGACCGGTGAATGTTATTATCGAGGTAAGGAGGAAAGAGAATGCAAACGGGACGTAAATTTTCAAAAACGTTGCGAAGGTAAAAGGTTAGTGTGTTGGAATTGCGGCAAGTTAGATCACAGAAAGGGTGATTGTAAATCAAAAGGAAAAATTAAGACAGAGGGTGATAATGCATTACAGGCAGTGGACAATAGCGCAAGCCGCAATGAAAGTAACAAGAAAATAGTAGGAAGGCTAAAACAAAGCATAACAAAAAAGTGTTGGAATTGTGGGTTGTCGAGCACTTATGTACTGTGTAGTGACATCAGGGACGGACACTGACAGTACAACTATCCtgcacttagcacgactaatttgttcctaaaaatgcttgtgttactcaaaatcgcgtattctgaagcactagtttccataaatagcaaagcTAATTTATTTGATGTGTGGCATAATGCTCAACCTTTTTTTTTGGCATGgtgattttgtgctaactgaaattaagagacgtgctattcaagactggagGAGTAAAATTTTCATTGCAATAAATGAATGCGTGCAATTTGAAGATGTACCATGTTTGtaagtctaatcataagcttttaaacacaaaaaggttcatcaaaatcggtccagtaatTTTTGCATGATGatggaacaaacaaacaaacagacagttagttttataataaaataaatcatttaaactTACCAGCTGGGTATCCTTTAGCTTCAGTGAGCAAACTCTCAAGGCTTGATATCTCATTCCAGCCAGGGAGAAAAACTAGTATAGCACCTTCACCTTTACTACGACAGATGTAACTTATAAGCGCTTCAATCAGCTCTACGTTCAGTTCTTCTGATGCTGACTTTGCGAGACTTTCGATGACATGGTCGGAATACTTCATCTGTGATTTCAGACCCCTGCACATAGAGGTTACAGAGGCATGTTTgctattgtaaaattattttaaagaaacctGTGTACATACTATAAACCTGCAGCATTTATCACTTCATTTTATggataatattttgtaaacaattCTTTTAGTTTGAAGACTTGTTAAAGGCAACAGTAAGATTTGTCCTGGATTCCACCACTATGGCATTATCTAAGGTGTCTCTCAGAATTGAGAGATAAGTCTCATCAAAGGCCAAAGAATAAACTTTTCATAAAGGATACAATGGTTTATGACAAAGGAATGCTTGGCTGGGTTCTATATTATTAAGTGATGAAAAGTTCTGCCACTAGTTAATGACCCGAGATATTAGCAATAAAAGATCTTCAATGTTGTGTTACTTCTTGTCTCGTATTAAGTAGTGACCAGCCAGTAATGTTTGTATTTGTATATTCTTACAGGTACATGTGAATAGCAATGATGAGCTTAACAGCGGCAAGAAACTCAACACTTGTTACCCTCACAACTAAAACAATTAAGTTTTTGTGATTTCTGTAATTCTTACCATCAGCTGATCATACAAGTTTTAAAGTTACGGAAATATAGTTTTTTGAATTGTAATTTCCAACCAATAATAAAAAACTGACGCATACGAAAAAAGTacaattaatttcataaattcaGGTAATACCCATCCTTTCTATTTTACCCATTGGTAGTTATGTTGAGATATTTTACTACAATTTTTCTGTCAATTAAGGTTATACTTGAATGTTGAGTGGGTAAATTAGTCAAAGGCATAATGTGTTCTGTGCTATGCATAAATTTTATTCTGTAAAAACCTCTTCTTTTTTCACCAATGAAAAACTCTTTTAATAAAgcattttat
Above is a genomic segment from Bacillus rossius redtenbacheri isolate Brsri chromosome 7, Brsri_v3, whole genome shotgun sequence containing:
- the LOC134533747 gene encoding uncharacterized protein LOC134533747 — protein: MRSNLAQERPSLPRTPCQFGSSAQLTDRGGPTSHGGATAFVFIETTSWTQKLSKAALGMMLSEAEVEFNPEEGINMLRAKVRELIRRDGDKDLMKAGIVGTCE